From a region of the Hippopotamus amphibius kiboko isolate mHipAmp2 chromosome 3, mHipAmp2.hap2, whole genome shotgun sequence genome:
- the LOC130848544 gene encoding olfactory receptor 5D13-like, translated as MRLAEGNQSAGVTFTLLGFSEYPNLQVPMFLGFLTIYTVTVLGILGIVLTIKVSPRGHTPMYFFLSHLSFVDFCYSTTVTPKLLENLVVEDKTLSFTGCIMQFFLACIFAASEALMLAVMAYDQFVAVCKPLLYTMVMSPKVCASLVAGPSTWGVVSSLTLTCFLLALSFCGSIINNFVCEHSVIVSIFCSDPYISQVLCFVIAILNEVSSLVIIRTTYISIFATIIKMPSAGGHQKAFSTCASHLTTITIFHGTVLFLYCVPSSKTSWLRVKLGSVIYTVVIPMLNPLIYSLRNKDVKESVRKLITEKIHSKIKVNHTYLYEHFYQ; from the exons ATGCGGTTAGCGGAAGGAAATCAGAGTGCTGGAGTCACGTTCACCCTCTTGGGCTTCTCAGAGTATCCCAATCTCCAGGTTCCCATGTTCCTGGGGTTCCTGACCATCTACACGGTCACTGTGCTGGGGATCCTGGGCATAGTCCTGACTATCAAGGTCAGCCCCAGAggccacacccccatgtacttcttcctcagccacCTGTCCTTTGTTGATTTCTGTTATTCCACCACAGTTACACCCAAACTCTTGGAGAACTTGGTTGTGGAAGACAAAACTCTCTCTTTCACAGGATGCATCATGCAGTTTTTCTTGGCTTGTATATTTGCAGCATCAGAAGCATTAATGTTggcagtgatggcctatgaccaaTTTGTGGCAGTTTGTAAGCCTCTTCTCTACACAATGGTCATGTCCCCAAAGGTCTGTGCATCATTGGTGGCCGGGCCCTCCACGTGGGGTGTCGTCTCTTCCCTGACACTCACCTGTTTCCTCCTGGCATTATCCTTCTGTGGCTCTATCATAAATAACTTTGTCTGTGAGCACTCTGTCATTGTCTCCATCTTCTGCTCGGATCCCTACATCAGCCAAGTGCTGTGTTTTGTCATTGCTATACTCAATGAGGTGAGCAGCCTGGTAATTATCCGCACtacttatatttccatttttgccaCTATCATAAAAATGCCTTCTGCTGGTGGGCACCAAAAAGCCTTCTCTACTTGTGCCTCCCATCTGACCACCATCACCATTTTCCATGGGACTGTCCTGTTCCTTTATTGTGTACCCAGCTCCAAAACCTCGTGGCTCAGAGTTAAATTAGGTTCTGTAATTTATACAGTGGTGATTCCCATGTTGAACCCTCTGATCTATAGCCTCAGGAATAAAGATGTGAAAGAGAGTGTCAGGAAATTA ATAACAGAAAAAATACACTCAAAGATAAAAGTTAACCATACTTATTTATATGAACACTTTTACCAATGA
- the LOC130849645 gene encoding olfactory receptor 5L1-like — protein MGKENCTTGTEFILLGFSDAPGLRVFLFLGFLSIYGVTVLGNVGMIAFIQVSPRLHTPMYFFLSHLSLVDFCYSTIIVPKMLANILNEDKTISFLGCAVQFYLFCTCVVTEVILLAVMAYDRFVAICDPLLYMVTMSRNLCVELVSCCYLCGTVCSLIHLCLALKIPSYRSNVISHFFCDLPPLLSLACSDVTVNQLLIYIVATLNETITIMVILTSYLFILLTILRMRSAEGRCKTFSTCASHLTAIVVFHGTILFIFCWPHSGNNNINSDKVVVIAMLNPLIYSLWNKDVKEAHVKVVNSKTFS, from the coding sequence ATGGGCAAGGAAAACTGCACCACTGGGACAGAGTTCATTCTCCTTGGATTCTCAGATGCCCCTGGGCTGAGagtcttcctcttcctggggTTTCTTTCCATCTATGGAGTCACAGTTTTGGGCAATGTGGGCATGATTGCCTTTATTCAGGTCAGCCCTCgactccacacccccatgtactttttcctcagcCACTTGTCCCTTGTGGATTTCTGTTACTCCACTATCATCGTGCCAAAGATGTTGGCTAACATCTTAAATGAAGACAAAACCATTTCCTTCCTGGGATGTGCTGTGCAATTCTACTTGTTTTGCACATGTGTGGTAACTGAGGTCATCCTGctggctgtgatggcctatgatcgCTTTGTGGCCATCTGTGACCCACTGTTGTACATGGTCACCATGTCCCGAAACCTCTGTGTGGAGCTGGTGTCTTGTTGCTACCTCTGTGGGACTGTGTGTTCTCTGATTCACTTGTGTTTAGCTCTTAAGATCCCATCCTACAGATCAAATGTGATCAGCCACTTCTTTTGTGATCTACCCCCTCTCTTGTCTCTTGCTTGCTCTGATGTCACTGTGAATCAACTGCTGATATACATTGTGGCCACTCTCAATGAGACCATCACCATCATGGTCATCCTCACCTCCTACTTGTTTATCCTCCTCACCATCCTGAGGATGCGCTCTGCAGAGGGAAGGTGCAAAACCTTTTCTACCTGTGCCTCCCACCTCACAGCCATTGTTGTCTTTCATGGAacaatccttttcattttttgctgGCCCCATTCTGGCAACAACAATATAAACTCTGACAAAGTGGTAGTGATTGCCATGCTGAACCCCCTAATCTATAGTCTGTGGAACAAGGATGTGAAAGAAGCTCACGTAAAAGTAGTGAACTCCAAAACATTTTCCTAG
- the LOC130849316 gene encoding olfactory receptor 5D13-like produces MMFSEGNQSLIPTLILLGFSEYPELQVPLFLVFLSIYTVTVVGNLGMIIIKFNSKLHTVMYFFLSHLSFVDFCYSTVVTSKLLESLIVEDRTISFSGCIIQFCFTCIFGVTETFMLAAMAYDHFVAVCNPLLYSTVMSQKLCALLVAWSYSWGIVCSLTITYFLLTLSYCKSSIINNFICEHSAIISVSCSDPYISQMLCFTIAIFNEASNLVIILMFYIIICITVMRMHSASGHWKTFSTCVSHLTAITIFHATIFFLYCIPNPKTSWLTVKVATVFYTVVIPMLNPLSYTLRNKDVKNTFRKLVSTKWFCHSI; encoded by the coding sequence ATGATGTTTTCAGAAGGAAATCAGAGTCTCATACCCACGCTTATTCTCCTGGGTTTTTCAGAATATCCAGAACTCCAGGTTCCACTCTTCCTGGTTTTCTTGTCTATCTACACAGTCACCGTCGTGGGGAATTTGGGCATGATAATTATCAAGTTTAATTCAAAACTGCACACGGTCATGTACTTTTTCCTTAGTCACTTGTCCTTTGTCGATTTCTGTTATTCTACTGTAGTTACATCCAAATTGTTGGAGAGCTTGATTGTGGAGGACAGAACCATCTCTTTCTCTGGTTGCATTATACAGTTTTGTTTTACATGCATTTTTGGAGTAACAGAAACCTTCATGTTAGCAGCAATGGCCTATGACCATTTTGTAGCCGTCTGTAATCCCTTGCTCTATAGCACTGTTATGTCCCAGAAGCTTTGTGCTCTGTTGGTGGCTTGGTCTTACTCATGGGGCATAGTGTGTTCCCTGACAATCACGTATTTTCTTCTTACATTATCCTACTGTAAGTCTAGCatcataaataattttatctGTGAACACTCTGCAATTATCTCTGTCTCCTGCTCAGACCCCTATATCAGTCAAATGCTGTGTTTTACTATTGCCATATTCAATGAGGCAAGCAACCTGGTGATTATTCTGATGTTCTATATAATCATTTGTATCACTGTTATGAGGATGCATTCTGCAAGTGGGCACTGGAAAACCTTCTCCACCTGTGTCTCCCACCTGACAGCCATCACCATCTTCCATGCAACCATCTTTTTCCTTTACTGTATCCCTAATCCTAAAACTTCTTGGCTCACAGTTAAAGTGGCTACTGTGTTTTACACAGTGGTGAttcccatgctgaaccccttgaGCTACACCCTGAGGAACAAAGATGTAAAAAACACATTCAGAAAATTAGTTTCCACAAAATGGTTTTGTcattcaatatag
- the LOC130849387 gene encoding olfactory receptor 5D14: MVMAARNLSVEMTFALLGFTDYPELQIPLFFVFLIMYIITVVGNLGMILIIKVNPKFHTPMYFFLSHLSFVDFCYSSIVTPKLLENLVMTDQHIFYTSCMLQYFLSCTAVVTESFLLAVMAYDRFVAICNPLLYTVVMSQRLCVLLVAGSYLWGMFGPLVLLCYALQLSFSGHNIINHFFCEYTALIAVSSSDIHIPQLLLFGFATFNEVSTLLIILTSYVFIFVTVLNIRSASGRHKAFSTCASHLTAITIFHGTILSLYCVPNSKNSRQTIKVASVFYTVVNPMLNPVIYSLRNKDVKDAFRKLIDTKVLFL, translated from the coding sequence ATGGTGATGGCTGCAAGAAATTTGAGTGTGGAGATGACATTTGCCCTCTTGGGTTTCACAGATTACCCAGAACTTCAAATTCCTCTCTTCTTTGTGTTTCTGATCATGTACATTATCACAGTGGTAGGCAATCTGGGGATGATACTAATCATCAAAGTTAACCCCAAattccacacccccatgtacttcttccttagtcatctttcttttgttgatttttgttacTCTTCCATTGTTACTCCCAAGCTACTCGAGAACTTGGTCATGACAGATCAACACATCTTCTACACTAGCTGCATGTTGCAGTACTTCCTGTCCTGCACTGCTGTGGTTACTGAGTCCTTCTTGCTggcagtgatggcctatgaccgctttgtggccatctgtaaTCCTCTGCTTTACACAGTGGTCATGTCACAGAGGCTGTGTGTCCTGCTGGTCGCTGGGTCATATCTCTGGGGTATGTTTGGCCCCTTGGTACTCCTTTGCTATGCTCTCCAATTAAGCTTTTCTGGACATAACATAATcaatcactttttctgtgaataCACTGCTCTCATTGCTGTCTCCAGCTCTGATATACACATTCCCCAACTGCTGCTCTTTGGCTTTGCCACCTTCAATGAGGTGAGTACACTGCTGATCATCCTCACttcttatgtctttatttttgtcactGTACTAAACATCCGTTCTGCCAGTGGTCGCcacaaagccttctccacctgtgcctcTCACCTGACCGCCATCACCATCTTCCATGGGACCATCCTTTCTCTCTACTGTGTGCCCAACTCCAAAAACTCTCGGCAAACCATCAAAGTGGCTTCTGTATTTTACACAGTTGTCAATCCCATGCTGAACCCTGtgatctacagtctgaggaataAAGATGTGAAGGATGCCTTCCGAAAATTAATAGACACAAAAGTCTTATTTCTCTGA